The genomic DNA CGGCCAGATGGACGGCGGAAGGATGTGAAAGTCGTGGTTCTTTTCGTGGGCCATGTCTCGTTTGTTCCCTGAGGCTGGTCGCTGTCTTTAGTTGCTGTCTATGGCGGGGGCGGGGTCGGTTGTCAAAAGATTAGCATCGACAGCGGCCTGCTGGCTGCCTTCGGGCAGATCGATTTCATAGAAAGTATAACCGAGTGTGATCGTATGGGCATACTTTGCGTCGCGGTCATTCACGATGGCCGGATCGACGTAGAAACTGACGGGCATCTGCACCGTCTCTCCCGGTTGCAGAACCTGTTCGGTAAAGCAGAAACATTCGATCTTGTCGAAGAAACCGCCCGCCTCGTAGGGCGTCACGTTATAGGCGGCCTGCCCCGCGATGACGCGGTCGGTCGGATTGTGCGCCTCATAGAACGCCAGCCCGGTTTCACCGATGCGCAGCGTCATCTCGCGCTGCACCGGTTTGAAGGTCCACGGCATGTCGCGGTCGACGGAGGCGTCGAAGCGGATCTTGATGGTTTGGTCGAGGATCGTGTCCGATCCGGCCTCTGCCACATTGGTGATGCCGCCGAAGCCGGTCACCTTGCAGAACCATGAATAGAACGGCACCGATGCCCAGGCGAGGCCGCCCATCAGCACGACGACACCGACAAGCTGCACGAGCGTACGGTTCGGACCCTTGAGACGCGGAAACAACATCAGTTCGATGCCTCCGGTGCGACCTCTGGTGTGGGCGTCGTCATGTTTTCCGGCAAGATCTGGGGCCGCACGACGTGATCGAAGGTCTCGAAGCTGCGCAGGTTGCCCAGTTGCAGGACCTTGACCACGGTCAGGCCGAAGACGATGCTGATGAAGCCCAGCAGCAGCAGGCCGACGCCAATGTTGCGGCCCCGGCGGCGGGTGTGGATTTCATGTTCGACCTGGATTGCCATGTTCAAAGGCCTCCGATGTGATTGGCGCGCAGGGCGGCCTCGATCAGGAGGGCACCAAAATGCGCGAAAAGGTAGTAGAGCGACACCTTGAAGGTCTTGATCTCGACCTTGTATTTGTCCGCCTCGGCCTGCACCTCGTCCCGGCGCCAGATGTCATAGCAGCCTTTCAGGAACCAGGCGTTGAAGACGACCGCGACCGCCAGATAGACCGGCCCGCCGATCGAGGTGAAGCCAAGGCCCAGCGCCACGGCGACCAGCGGCAGGCAGTAGGCCAGCACGTGGTTGCGGGTGACGCGGCGGCCATGAGTTTCGGTCAGCATCGGCACGCCGGCGTCGCCGTAGTCGGTCTTGACGAACAGCGCCAAAGCCCAGAAGTGCGGCGGCGTCCACATGAAGATCAGGCCGAACATCAGCACCGATTCGATGCTGACCCCACCCGTCGCCACCGCCCAGCCGATCATCGGAGGGAAGGCACCCGCCGCCCCGCCGATCACGATGTTCTGCGGCGTCGCGCGCTTGAGCCACATGGAATAGACCACGGCGTAGAAGAAGATCGTGAAGGCCAGCAATGCTGTCGCGACCGCATTCGTCGCCAGACCCATCAGCAGGACAGAGAAGAAAGAGAGGGCAAGGCCCAGACCCAGCGCCTCGCCCGGCTGGACGCGGCCATCCGGGATCGGGCGTTTCGCGGTGCGGCGCATGCGGGCGTCGATGTCGGCGTCCCACCACATGTTCAGCGCACCAGAGGCCCCTGCCCCGACCGCGATGCACAGGATGGCGACGAAGCCGATGAAGGGATGCACGGGAACGGGTGCGACCAGCAGGCCGACAAGCGCCGTGAACACGACCAGCGACATCACGCGCGGCTTAAGCAGGGCAAAGTAATCGCCCATCTGCGTCTCGTAGACGGTGTCCGGTGTGGTTTCGTGCAGGCTCATGTCAGACATGGTTCGCGCCTTCGGCAGCTCGGAAAAGATCGTCGCGACCCGGCCTGTGCCGGATCGGACCCTGTTTCAGTCATCCTTGCGGATCGACGGCGATCAGACGCCGTTCTGTGCCTTCGCCTCGACCAGCCAGGCGTCATAGACCTCTTGGCTGACAACCTTGACCGTGATCGGCATGAATGCATGATCCTTGCCGCACAGCTCGGAGCACTGACCGAAGTAGATGCCTTCCTTGTCCGGGTTGAACCAAAGCTGCGCCAGACGGCCCGGCACGGCATCCTGCTTGACCCCGAAGGCCGGGACGGTCCAGGAGTGGATCACGTCAGCACCGGTCAGCTGCATCACGACGGTCTTGCCGACCGGCAGGATGATCGCCTGATCGGTCGCCAGCTTATAAAGGTCGTCGCTGTAGCCGTAGTCGGCCAGCTCGTCCGGTGCCAGCATGAACGAATCGAATGCAACGCCTTCGTCGACGTATTCGTAGCCCCAGTACCACTGGTAGCCCGTCACCTTGATCGTGATGTCGCCGTCGGGGATTTCCTGCTGGTTGAACAGCACGGGCAGAGAGAAGGCGCCGATGAAAACCAGAATGATGATCGGCACGACCGTCCATGCGATTTCCAGCGGGCTGTTGTGCGTGAAGCCAGCGGGCTTGGGGTTCGACTTGTGGTTATACTTGATGAAGACCCAGATCATCAGACCGGTGACGAACAGCGTGATCGCGGTGATGATCCACAGCAGCATGCCATCCAGCCAGTGCACGTCGCGCGCGATGCTGGTCGCCGCTTCCTGAAAGCCGATTCCGCCCGGATGCGGTGCGCCGATGACGGGCAGCTCCACATTCACGTCCTGCGCGCGGGCCGTGGCACCGGCCAGTATCAGACCCATGGTGGTCCAGGCAGTCTTGGCGAAATTGCTCAGTCGCATGTCATTCCCTTATGATCTCGCGCCGGGTTTTGCCCTGCGGCGTGACGACGGTGCGACGTCGGTGCCATGACGGCCGTCGCACAATCCCGTTGTATCCTGCCGTGCGTGTCCCATATCCTGAAGGACAACTCAAGAACCACGATTGCGGCAAAGGGACGCTTTGGCGCAGGTCTGTGGTCATCACGTCCCGATCCCAAGGATGCGCCGCCATGACAGACGACCGATTTCGCCCTTTTGACACGCATTTGGATCAGGACACGGCCCTTGCCCTGCTAAGAGAGGCGACGCTGGGCGCCGACGACGGCGAATTGTTCATCGAACGCCGCCGGTCCGAAAGCCTTGTGCTGGACGATGGTCGGGTCAAGACCGCCAACTACGACGCCTCCGAAGGATTCGGCCTGCGCGCGGTTCGCGGCGAGCGGGCGGGCTATGCCCATGCCACGACGATCGACGAGGCGGCGCTGCGCCGCGCGGTCGGCACCGCGCGTCTGGCGGTGGGTGACGGCGGTGGCACGATGGCGCCCGGTCCGCAGGGGACCAACGTCAAGCTTTACAGCGACGTGGACCCTGTGGCCGAGGCCAGCTTTCCGGCAAAGATCGACCTGTTGCGCCAGATCGACGCCTTTGCCCGCGACCTTGATCCCCGCGTGGTGCAGGTCAGCGCATCCCTTGGCGCGTCCCAGCAAGAGGTCGTGATCCTGCGCCCCGAAGGCACGATGGTCACGGACGTCCGCCCGATGAGCCGGATCAACATCAGCATCATCGTCGAACAGGACGGCCAGCGCGAAAGCGGCAGCATGGGCGGCGGCGGTCGCGCCTCTCTCATCGGTCTGATCGACACCGCGCACTGGCAGGGCGTCGCCCGCGAGGCGCTGCGCATCGCCCTCGTCAACCTTGACGCGGAACCGGCGCCCGCCGGCGTGATGGACGTCGTCCTCGGCCCGGGCTGGCCCGGCATCCTGCTGCACGAGGCGATCGGCCACGGGTTGGAGGGCGATTTCAACCGCAAGGGCAGCAGCGCCTTTGCCGGTCTGATGGGTCAGCAGATCGCAGCCAAGGGCGTCACCGTGCTGGATGATGGCACGATTCCCGACCGCCGCGGGTCGATCACCGTGGACGACGAGGGCACACCGTCGGCGAAGAATGTACTGATCGAGGATGGCGTGCTGGTCGGCTACATGCAGGACCGGCAGAACGCACGGCTGATGGGGGTCGCGCCCACCGGCAACGGGCGGCGCGAATCCTATGCCCATGCACCGATGCCGCGCATGACGAACACCTACATGCTGGCCGGCGACACCGCGCCCGCGTCCCTCGTGGCGGATCTGAAGGACGGGATCTATGCCGTGGGATTCGGTGGCGGTCAGGTCGACATTACGAACGGCAAGTTCGTCTTTTCCTGCACCGAAGCCTACCGCGTGAAGGACGGCGTCGTGGGCCGCCCGATCAAGGGCGCCACGCTGATCGGCGACGGAGCGACGGCCCTGCGGCAGATCCGCGGGAT from Loktanella sp. M215 includes the following:
- the tldD gene encoding metalloprotease TldD, which encodes MTDDRFRPFDTHLDQDTALALLREATLGADDGELFIERRRSESLVLDDGRVKTANYDASEGFGLRAVRGERAGYAHATTIDEAALRRAVGTARLAVGDGGGTMAPGPQGTNVKLYSDVDPVAEASFPAKIDLLRQIDAFARDLDPRVVQVSASLGASQQEVVILRPEGTMVTDVRPMSRINISIIVEQDGQRESGSMGGGGRASLIGLIDTAHWQGVAREALRIALVNLDAEPAPAGVMDVVLGPGWPGILLHEAIGHGLEGDFNRKGSSAFAGLMGQQIAAKGVTVLDDGTIPDRRGSITVDDEGTPSAKNVLIEDGVLVGYMQDRQNARLMGVAPTGNGRRESYAHAPMPRMTNTYMLAGDTAPASLVADLKDGIYAVGFGGGQVDITNGKFVFSCTEAYRVKDGVVGRPIKGATLIGDGATALRQIRGIGNDLALDPGIGNCGKAGQWVPVGVGQPSLLIGGLTVGGSA
- a CDS encoding cytochrome c oxidase assembly protein, whose amino-acid sequence is MLFPRLKGPNRTLVQLVGVVVLMGGLAWASVPFYSWFCKVTGFGGITNVAEAGSDTILDQTIKIRFDASVDRDMPWTFKPVQREMTLRIGETGLAFYEAHNPTDRVIAGQAAYNVTPYEAGGFFDKIECFCFTEQVLQPGETVQMPVSFYVDPAIVNDRDAKYAHTITLGYTFYEIDLPEGSQQAAVDANLLTTDPAPAIDSN
- the coxB gene encoding cytochrome c oxidase subunit II is translated as MRLSNFAKTAWTTMGLILAGATARAQDVNVELPVIGAPHPGGIGFQEAATSIARDVHWLDGMLLWIITAITLFVTGLMIWVFIKYNHKSNPKPAGFTHNSPLEIAWTVVPIIILVFIGAFSLPVLFNQQEIPDGDITIKVTGYQWYWGYEYVDEGVAFDSFMLAPDELADYGYSDDLYKLATDQAIILPVGKTVVMQLTGADVIHSWTVPAFGVKQDAVPGRLAQLWFNPDKEGIYFGQCSELCGKDHAFMPITVKVVSQEVYDAWLVEAKAQNGV
- the cyoE gene encoding heme o synthase, yielding MSDMSLHETTPDTVYETQMGDYFALLKPRVMSLVVFTALVGLLVAPVPVHPFIGFVAILCIAVGAGASGALNMWWDADIDARMRRTAKRPIPDGRVQPGEALGLGLALSFFSVLLMGLATNAVATALLAFTIFFYAVVYSMWLKRATPQNIVIGGAAGAFPPMIGWAVATGGVSIESVLMFGLIFMWTPPHFWALALFVKTDYGDAGVPMLTETHGRRVTRNHVLAYCLPLVAVALGLGFTSIGGPVYLAVAVVFNAWFLKGCYDIWRRDEVQAEADKYKVEIKTFKVSLYYLFAHFGALLIEAALRANHIGGL